The Geoalkalibacter sp. genome includes a window with the following:
- a CDS encoding type II secretion system F family protein, giving the protein MAKFAWEGKTRTGATQKGEMEAPNEAAVTATLRRQGIMPSKIKERGKGLDRDLKIPGMEPRITTKDLVVFTRQFATMIDAGLPLVQCLDILGRQQDNKTFKKILVQVKEDVESGSTFADALKKHPKAFDELYVNLVAAGEVGGILDTILNRLAAYIEKALKLKKKIKSAMTYPATVVGIAFIVIAVILVFVIPAFESMFADFGGSLPAPTQVVINMSNFVQDYILAIIAGFVLLVFLFKKIYRTKKGRARIDDWALKLPVFGPLIRKAAVAKFTRTLGTMISSGVPILDGLDIVAKTAGNKTVETAIYKVRQSISEGKTIAEPLEKSGVFPPMVCQMISVGEQSGAIDTMLNKIADFYDDEVDDAVSALTAMLEPLLMLFLGTTVGGLVIAMYLPIFKLAGTVGG; this is encoded by the coding sequence ATGGCCAAATTTGCCTGGGAAGGAAAAACCCGCACCGGCGCCACGCAGAAAGGCGAGATGGAAGCCCCCAACGAGGCGGCCGTCACGGCGACCCTGCGCCGCCAGGGGATCATGCCCTCCAAAATCAAGGAGCGCGGCAAGGGTCTGGATCGCGACCTGAAGATTCCCGGCATGGAGCCGCGCATCACCACCAAGGATCTGGTGGTGTTTACCCGTCAGTTCGCCACCATGATCGACGCGGGCCTGCCCCTGGTGCAGTGCCTGGATATCCTCGGCCGCCAGCAGGACAACAAGACTTTCAAGAAGATCCTGGTGCAGGTCAAGGAGGATGTGGAATCCGGCTCGACCTTCGCCGACGCGCTCAAGAAGCATCCCAAGGCCTTTGACGAGCTTTACGTCAACCTGGTGGCCGCCGGCGAGGTGGGCGGTATTCTCGACACCATTCTCAACCGCCTGGCGGCCTACATCGAGAAGGCCCTCAAGCTCAAGAAAAAGATCAAGAGCGCCATGACCTATCCGGCCACGGTCGTGGGCATCGCCTTCATCGTCATCGCCGTGATCCTGGTGTTCGTCATTCCCGCCTTTGAATCCATGTTCGCCGATTTCGGCGGCTCGCTGCCCGCGCCGACCCAGGTCGTCATCAACATGAGCAACTTCGTGCAGGATTACATCCTGGCCATCATCGCAGGCTTTGTTCTGCTGGTCTTTCTTTTCAAGAAGATCTACCGCACCAAGAAGGGTCGCGCCCGCATCGACGACTGGGCGCTCAAGCTGCCGGTGTTCGGCCCGCTGATCCGCAAGGCGGCGGTGGCCAAATTCACCCGCACCCTGGGCACCATGATCTCCTCGGGCGTGCCGATTCTCGACGGTCTCGACATCGTCGCCAAGACCGCCGGCAACAAGACGGTGGAGACCGCCATCTACAAGGTGCGCCAGAGCATCAGCGAGGGCAAGACTATCGCCGAGCCCCTGGAAAAATCCGGGGTGTTTCCGCCCATGGTGTGCCAGATGATTTCCGTCGGCGAGCAGTCGGGCGCCATCGACACCATGCTCAACAAGATCGCCGACTTCTACGACGATGAGGTCGACGACGCGGTCTCGGCGCTCACCGCCATGCTCGAACCCTTGCTCATGCTTTTTCTCGGCACCACCGTCGGCGGTCTGGTCATCGCCATGTATCTGCCCATCTTCAAGCTTGCCGGAACGGTCGGCGGCTGA
- a CDS encoding type IV pilus twitching motility protein PilT: MSANIHQLLKTMVEQGASDLHISTGTPPQLRIDGKVMPTKLPPMTPAETKQLCYSILTDAQKRKFEEDNELDFSFGVKGLSRFRGNLFMQRGAVAGAFRLIPYKILTFEELGLPQVVKDISRKPRGLVLVTGPTGSGKSTTLASMIDLINSERQEHIMTIEDPIEYLHPHKKCLVNQREVGADTASFKKALKHILRQDPDVVLLGELRDLETIEAALTIAETGHLCFATLHTNGCVQTINRVIDVFPTNQQTQVRAQLSFVLEGVLSQTLIPRASGRGRVLALEIMVPNPAIRNLIREDKVHQIYSQMQMGQEKFSMQTMNQSLFMLYHQRHITLDDAIGRSSDPEELRQMIANPSAVLKRMNPAAAARA, translated from the coding sequence ATGTCCGCCAATATCCACCAGCTGCTGAAAACCATGGTCGAGCAGGGCGCTTCCGACCTGCATATCTCCACCGGAACCCCGCCGCAGTTGCGCATCGACGGCAAGGTCATGCCCACCAAGCTGCCGCCCATGACGCCGGCGGAAACCAAGCAGCTGTGCTACAGCATTCTCACCGACGCGCAGAAGCGCAAGTTCGAGGAGGACAACGAACTCGACTTCTCTTTCGGCGTCAAGGGCCTGTCGCGCTTCCGCGGCAATCTGTTCATGCAGCGCGGCGCGGTGGCCGGCGCCTTTCGTCTGATCCCCTACAAAATTCTCACCTTCGAGGAACTCGGCCTGCCCCAGGTGGTGAAGGACATCTCGCGCAAGCCCCGCGGCCTGGTGCTGGTCACCGGCCCCACGGGCAGCGGCAAGTCGACCACCCTGGCCTCCATGATCGATCTGATCAACAGCGAGCGCCAGGAACACATCATGACCATCGAAGATCCCATCGAATACCTGCATCCCCATAAGAAATGCCTGGTCAACCAGCGCGAGGTCGGCGCCGACACCGCCTCCTTCAAAAAAGCCCTCAAGCATATTCTGCGGCAGGATCCCGACGTGGTGCTGCTCGGCGAGTTGCGCGATCTTGAAACCATCGAGGCCGCCCTGACCATCGCCGAGACCGGCCATCTGTGTTTCGCCACCCTGCACACCAACGGCTGCGTGCAGACCATCAACCGCGTCATCGACGTGTTTCCCACCAACCAGCAGACCCAGGTGCGCGCCCAGCTCTCCTTCGTCCTCGAAGGGGTGCTCTCCCAGACGCTCATCCCCCGCGCCTCGGGACGCGGTCGGGTGCTGGCCCTGGAGATCATGGTGCCCAATCCGGCCATCCGCAACCTGATCCGCGAGGACAAGGTGCACCAGATTTATTCGCAGATGCAGATGGGCCAGGAAAAATTCAGCATGCAGACCATGAACCAGTCGCTGTTCATGCTTTATCACCAGCGGCACATCACCCTGGATGACGCCATCGGCCGCTCCTCGGATCCCGAGGAACTGCGCCAGATGATCGCCAACCCCAGTGCCGTGCTCAAGCGTATGAACCCGGCCGCCGCGGCGCGGGCCTGA
- the pilB gene encoding type IV-A pilus assembly ATPase PilB gives MTSNRLGELLVRNKLITSDQLAKAVEDQKAAGGRLGASLIKLGFLHDGELAAFLSKQYGVPSINLDEFDIEPAIIRLIPPEIAQKYQVVPVNRAGATLIVAMSDPSNIFAIDDIKFMTGYNIEVVVAAETAIKAAIDRYYDQSQSLADVMEDLDDIDLEVVDEHDNVDVAALEKATEDAPVVKLVNLILTDAIKKKASDIHIEPYEKMFRVRYRIDGVLYEVMKPPMKLKNAIISRIKIMSEMDIAERRLPQDGRIKIKLPGGKDMDFRVNCLPTLFGEKVVLRLLDKSNLQLDMTKLGYEPQALEWFKREIHKPFGMVLVTGPTGSGKTVSLYSALAELNKTTENISTAEDPVEFNFAGINQVQMHEEIGLNFATALRAFLRQDPDIIMIGEIRDFETAEIGVKAALTGHLVLSTLHTNDAPSTINRLLNMGIEPFLVASAVNLITAQRLARRVCPECREVEDIPKQALIEAGVPAEEVDGYVCYKGRGCGNCNNTGYRGRVGLYQVMPMFEEIREMILAGANTAEIKRESMRLGVKTMRQSALTKLREGMTSFEEVLRCTIADD, from the coding sequence ATGACCAGCAATCGACTCGGAGAGCTTCTGGTTCGCAACAAGTTGATCACCAGCGATCAACTGGCCAAGGCGGTGGAAGACCAGAAAGCCGCCGGCGGGCGGCTGGGCGCCAGTCTGATCAAGCTGGGTTTTCTTCATGACGGCGAATTGGCCGCCTTTTTGTCCAAGCAATACGGTGTTCCATCCATCAATCTCGACGAATTCGACATCGAACCGGCCATCATTCGTCTGATCCCACCGGAAATCGCCCAGAAATACCAGGTCGTCCCCGTCAATCGCGCCGGCGCCACGCTGATCGTCGCCATGAGCGATCCGTCCAATATTTTCGCCATCGACGACATCAAATTCATGACCGGCTACAACATCGAGGTCGTGGTGGCGGCGGAAACGGCCATCAAGGCGGCCATCGACCGCTATTACGATCAGAGCCAGTCCCTGGCCGACGTCATGGAGGATCTCGACGACATCGATCTGGAAGTGGTCGACGAGCACGACAACGTCGATGTCGCGGCTCTGGAAAAGGCCACGGAAGACGCGCCCGTGGTCAAGCTGGTCAACCTGATCCTTACCGACGCCATCAAGAAGAAGGCCTCCGATATTCACATCGAGCCTTACGAAAAGATGTTTCGCGTGCGTTACCGCATCGACGGCGTGCTCTACGAAGTGATGAAGCCGCCCATGAAGCTCAAGAACGCCATCATCTCGCGCATCAAGATCATGTCGGAGATGGACATCGCCGAGCGGCGCCTGCCGCAGGACGGGCGCATCAAGATCAAGCTGCCCGGCGGCAAGGACATGGATTTTCGCGTCAACTGCCTGCCCACCCTGTTTGGCGAGAAGGTGGTCCTGCGTCTGCTCGACAAGAGCAACCTGCAGCTCGACATGACCAAGCTCGGCTACGAGCCCCAGGCCCTTGAATGGTTCAAGCGCGAGATCCACAAGCCCTTCGGCATGGTGCTGGTCACCGGTCCCACGGGATCGGGCAAGACGGTTTCGCTCTATTCGGCCCTGGCCGAGCTCAATAAGACCACCGAAAACATTTCCACCGCCGAGGATCCCGTCGAATTCAACTTCGCCGGCATCAACCAGGTGCAGATGCACGAGGAAATCGGTCTCAACTTCGCCACCGCCCTGCGCGCCTTTCTGCGCCAGGACCCCGATATCATCATGATCGGCGAGATCCGCGACTTTGAAACCGCCGAGATCGGCGTCAAGGCGGCCCTCACCGGCCACCTGGTGCTCTCCACCCTGCACACCAACGATGCGCCCTCGACCATCAATCGTTTGCTCAACATGGGCATCGAGCCTTTTCTGGTGGCCTCGGCGGTTAATCTCATCACCGCCCAGCGTCTGGCGCGGCGGGTATGCCCCGAGTGCCGCGAGGTGGAGGATATTCCCAAGCAGGCGCTGATCGAGGCCGGGGTTCCCGCCGAGGAGGTCGACGGCTACGTCTGCTACAAGGGACGCGGCTGCGGCAACTGCAACAACACGGGCTATCGCGGCCGCGTCGGCCTGTATCAGGTCATGCCCATGTTCGAGGAAATTCGCGAAATGATTCTCGCCGGCGCCAATACCGCCGAGATCAAGCGCGAGTCCATGCGACTGGGGGTCAAAACCATGCGCCAGTCGGCGCTGACCAAGCTCAGGGAAGGCATGACGTCCTTCGAGGAAGTGTTGCGCTGCACCATCGCCGATGATTGA
- the aroE gene encoding shikimate dehydrogenase → MTDVGGVQGQAFADISGKTRILGIFGDPVAHSLSPLMQNAALRAAGIDAVYVPFHVRPEQLPGAVAALRALGIWGVNVTVPHKEAVMALLDEIDGPARLIGAVNTLVNRDGRLCGYNTDGEGLLESLRGDLGFTPAGRRIVLLGAGGACRAAVAALAARGAAWIGLANRSLPRAQALVNHFASHFPGTAFAILPLSPRGAGDELAQALAGADLLVNTTSLGLRGEEIPLPWPALAPGAVVCDMVYRRGGTPLCRSARERGHLVTDGLGMLAGQGERAFSLWTGQPPPFGVMKSRLLAELNDK, encoded by the coding sequence ATGACGGACGTCGGCGGCGTGCAGGGACAGGCTTTCGCGGATATTTCCGGCAAAACGCGGATATTGGGCATCTTCGGTGATCCGGTGGCTCATTCCTTGTCGCCCTTGATGCAGAACGCCGCATTGCGCGCGGCTGGGATCGATGCGGTCTACGTGCCTTTTCATGTCCGGCCGGAGCAGTTGCCCGGCGCCGTCGCCGCCCTGCGCGCCCTCGGCATCTGGGGCGTCAATGTGACCGTGCCGCACAAGGAGGCGGTCATGGCGCTGCTGGATGAAATTGACGGCCCGGCGCGACTGATCGGCGCGGTGAATACCCTCGTCAATCGCGACGGACGCCTGTGCGGCTACAATACCGACGGAGAAGGACTGCTGGAGAGCCTGCGCGGCGATCTCGGCTTTACTCCGGCCGGCCGCCGCATCGTGCTGCTGGGCGCGGGCGGCGCCTGCCGCGCGGCGGTGGCGGCTCTGGCCGCGCGGGGAGCGGCCTGGATCGGCTTGGCCAATCGCAGCTTGCCGCGCGCCCAGGCCCTGGTGAATCATTTCGCCTCGCATTTCCCGGGCACGGCCTTTGCAATCTTGCCTCTGTCGCCTCGGGGTGCGGGGGATGAGTTGGCCCAGGCCCTGGCCGGCGCGGATCTTCTGGTCAATACCACCAGCCTGGGTCTGCGCGGCGAGGAGATCCCCCTGCCTTGGCCCGCCCTCGCACCTGGCGCGGTGGTTTGCGACATGGTGTATCGGCGCGGTGGAACGCCTTTGTGCCGCAGTGCCCGGGAGCGCGGTCATCTGGTGACCGATGGTCTGGGCATGCTGGCGGGGCAGGGTGAGCGGGCTTTTTCTCTTTGGACTGGACAACCGCCGCCTTTCGGCGTTATGAAATCCAGGCTTTTGGCCGAACTGAATGACAAATGA
- a CDS encoding bifunctional riboflavin kinase/FAD synthetase, translating to MQVINDLSRIEQPFPHAVLTLGNFDGVHLGHREIFRRVVHRAREHDGTAIVFSFWPHPLRVLAPHQELRLINTYEEKVRLIAASCIDVLLCPPFTRDLAALTPEQFVKQVLVDRIGVRHIVVGYDYRFGRGRAGDVDLLKKLGQEHGFEVEVMAPIAQGQAVYSSTRVRELVRKGEVREVVGLLGRHFNLEGRVVHGDHRGTSLGFPTANLATDKELLPAAGVYAVKARHRGRTYDAVANIGLKPTFGGDALCIEVHLLDFSGNLYGESLRLYFFERLRAEQRFDGVDALREAIRADIARARDILAGAPIIAYRDYLGDCELEKRGEG from the coding sequence ATGCAGGTCATCAACGATCTCTCCCGCATTGAACAGCCTTTTCCTCACGCCGTGCTTACCCTCGGCAACTTCGACGGGGTGCACCTCGGGCACCGCGAGATCTTTCGCCGCGTCGTCCATCGGGCCCGGGAACACGACGGCACCGCCATCGTCTTTTCTTTCTGGCCGCACCCCCTGCGCGTTCTGGCGCCTCACCAGGAACTGCGTCTCATCAATACCTACGAGGAGAAGGTGCGCCTGATCGCCGCCTCCTGCATCGACGTGCTGCTCTGTCCGCCCTTTACGCGGGATCTGGCGGCGCTCACACCGGAGCAGTTTGTCAAGCAGGTGCTGGTTGATCGCATCGGGGTGCGCCATATCGTGGTGGGCTACGATTATCGCTTCGGTCGGGGGCGCGCCGGGGATGTCGATCTGCTCAAAAAGCTGGGGCAGGAGCATGGTTTCGAGGTGGAGGTGATGGCCCCCATCGCCCAGGGTCAGGCGGTTTACAGTTCGACGCGCGTGCGCGAGCTGGTGCGCAAGGGCGAGGTACGCGAGGTGGTCGGCTTACTCGGGCGGCACTTCAATTTGGAGGGGCGCGTGGTGCATGGCGACCATCGGGGCACGAGTCTGGGCTTTCCCACCGCCAACCTGGCCACGGACAAGGAATTGCTGCCGGCGGCGGGCGTCTACGCGGTCAAGGCGCGCCACCGCGGTCGAACCTATGATGCCGTCGCCAACATCGGTCTCAAGCCCACCTTCGGCGGCGACGCCCTGTGTATCGAGGTTCACCTGCTGGATTTTTCCGGCAATCTCTACGGCGAGTCCCTGCGTCTGTATTTTTTCGAGCGCCTGCGTGCCGAGCAGCGTTTTGATGGAGTCGACGCCTTGCGTGAAGCGATTCGCGCCGACATCGCGCGGGCGCGGGATATTCTTGCCGGCGCGCCGATCATCGCCTACCGTGACTACCTGGGCGATTGCGAACTGGAGAAGAGGGGCGAGGGATGA
- the rnr gene encoding ribonuclease R produces MSAELNVQRLLDFFEKNARFPLGPEDVARHLGVGRRDRKRLRALLDDLVERGALVQLKGGRFALPRKVNLVTGTLSMHRDGYGFVSSGAGEGKDIFIPARFAREAMHGDQVVVRVERGLRGDKPEGRIVRVVGRAHQTVVGRFEQSRKFAYVVPSDPRLGQDVYIPRNARGKARSGQIVVARLDAFPSKNRNPEGTVIEVLGEAGDPEVEVLTIIHQHGLPHRFPAEVLVAASEIPELVLPEELTGREDLRELLTVTIDGETAKDFDDAVAVRDEGQGRIRLWVSIADVGHYVREGDLIDREAYLRGTSVYFPGRCIPMLPERLSNGICSLNPNVERLALTAEMLFDRDGVRLESRFYPAVIRSRARLTYTQVRAMIETGDEAEIARHADIHPHLLVMKTLAERLRARRHARGSIDFDLPEAEIILDLQGNIEDIVRGERYFAHRLIEEFMLAANEAVASFLGEREVPLLYRVHEPPSPEKIQQFQELLKHFNLSLPVHQGQVRPRDLQKLLEEVAGRPEERMINQVMLRAMKQACYSPENVGHFGLAADNYCHFTSPIRRYPDLVVHRVLRRALGKKGVSDKEKQRLAAILPEMGELTSARERRAMEAERDIVALKKCQFMERHLGETFAGIVSGVQAYGFFVELQEFFVEGLVRVSSLGDDFYHFEEERHRLIGEYSRRVFQIGDEVRVRVEHVDLERRQIDFVLTDLRPPSSAN; encoded by the coding sequence ATGAGCGCTGAACTGAACGTTCAACGGTTGCTGGATTTTTTTGAAAAAAATGCCCGCTTCCCTTTGGGACCGGAGGATGTGGCGCGGCATTTGGGGGTGGGGCGTCGCGACCGCAAGCGCTTGCGCGCCCTGCTCGATGATCTGGTCGAGCGCGGCGCGCTGGTGCAGCTCAAGGGCGGGCGTTTCGCCCTGCCGCGCAAGGTCAACTTGGTCACCGGCACCCTCAGCATGCATCGCGATGGTTACGGATTCGTCAGTAGCGGCGCGGGGGAGGGCAAGGATATTTTCATTCCCGCGCGCTTTGCCCGCGAGGCCATGCACGGCGATCAGGTAGTGGTGCGGGTCGAGCGGGGGCTGCGTGGCGACAAACCCGAAGGGCGCATCGTGCGGGTGGTGGGTCGCGCCCACCAGACGGTGGTGGGCCGCTTCGAGCAAAGCCGCAAATTCGCCTATGTGGTGCCCTCCGATCCGCGTCTCGGGCAGGATGTCTACATTCCCCGCAACGCCCGCGGCAAGGCCCGCTCCGGCCAGATCGTGGTGGCGCGTCTCGATGCCTTTCCCAGCAAGAACCGCAACCCCGAAGGCACGGTGATCGAGGTGCTCGGCGAGGCCGGCGATCCCGAGGTCGAAGTGCTGACCATTATTCATCAGCACGGCCTGCCGCATCGATTTCCCGCCGAAGTGCTTGTTGCCGCGAGCGAAATTCCCGAACTGGTGCTGCCCGAGGAACTAACCGGGCGCGAGGATCTGCGCGAACTGCTCACCGTCACCATCGACGGCGAAACCGCAAAGGATTTCGACGACGCCGTGGCGGTGCGCGACGAGGGGCAGGGGCGCATCCGCCTGTGGGTCTCCATCGCCGATGTCGGACATTATGTGCGCGAGGGCGATCTCATCGATCGCGAGGCCTACCTGCGCGGCACCAGCGTGTATTTTCCCGGGCGCTGCATCCCCATGTTGCCCGAGAGGCTGAGTAACGGCATCTGCTCCTTGAATCCCAACGTCGAGCGGCTCGCGCTCACCGCCGAGATGCTCTTTGATCGCGATGGGGTGCGCCTGGAGAGTCGCTTTTATCCAGCGGTGATCCGTAGCCGCGCGCGGCTGACCTACACCCAGGTGCGGGCCATGATCGAAACGGGCGACGAGGCGGAAATCGCCCGTCATGCCGACATTCATCCGCATCTGCTGGTGATGAAGACCCTGGCCGAGCGTCTGCGGGCGCGCCGCCACGCGCGCGGCAGCATCGATTTTGATCTTCCCGAGGCCGAAATCATTCTCGATCTGCAAGGAAACATCGAGGATATCGTGCGCGGCGAGCGCTATTTCGCCCATCGGCTCATCGAGGAATTCATGCTGGCGGCCAATGAGGCCGTGGCCTCCTTTCTCGGCGAGCGCGAGGTGCCGCTGCTCTACCGCGTGCACGAGCCGCCCTCGCCCGAGAAAATCCAGCAGTTCCAGGAGCTTCTCAAGCATTTCAATCTCAGCCTGCCCGTGCATCAGGGCCAGGTGCGGCCGCGCGACCTGCAGAAGCTGCTGGAGGAGGTTGCCGGGCGCCCCGAGGAACGCATGATCAACCAGGTCATGCTGCGCGCCATGAAGCAGGCGTGCTATTCTCCCGAGAATGTCGGGCATTTCGGTCTGGCGGCGGACAATTACTGTCATTTCACTTCGCCCATTCGTCGCTATCCCGATCTGGTGGTGCATCGCGTGCTGCGTCGCGCTCTCGGCAAAAAAGGCGTGTCGGACAAGGAAAAGCAGCGTCTTGCGGCGATCCTGCCGGAGATGGGCGAGCTGACCTCGGCCCGGGAGCGGCGCGCCATGGAGGCCGAACGGGACATCGTCGCCCTGAAAAAATGCCAGTTCATGGAGCGGCACCTGGGCGAAACCTTTGCCGGCATCGTCTCCGGCGTCCAGGCCTATGGCTTTTTCGTCGAACTTCAGGAGTTTTTCGTGGAAGGATTGGTGCGGGTCTCTTCCTTGGGGGATGATTTCTATCATTTCGAGGAGGAACGACATCGCCTGATCGGCGAATACAGCCGCCGCGTATTCCAGATCGGCGACGAGGTGCGGGTGCGCGTCGAGCACGTCGATCTGGAGCGGCGGCAAATCGACTTCGTCCTGACGGATCTCAGGCCGCCGTCTTCGGCAAACTGA
- a CDS encoding DUF1015 domain-containing protein — protein sequence MAKIVPFRGLRYNLKKVTDLNLVMAPPYDVISPEQQEALYGRDPHNVVRLILGRINANDTDSDNRYTRAARDFRQWLDEQILVRDEQPSIYLYDQEYPLEDGEMVIRQGFIALTRIEDFSTGVVKPHEKTLAGPKTDRLNLTRACAANFSPIFSIYSDSCCVLESLNRKERERVPDIDVVDADGVKHRLWQVSDPSLIAKTQCLIDNKPLFIADGHHRYETAINYRNEMREKHPGYTGKELFNYVLMYFSNMDDKGMLIFPTHRLLHGLDNLNIPQLLDALGEFFEVESVDIDGRSPAARRAVREKLREKGRQAHALALFGGGGLIHYLTLKNDEVMDRFFDEKSPKALRTLDVSILHRLILENLLKISPEAQEKQTHLKYVKNFDEPFDAVLSGEFQAAFLMNPPRMSEVRDVANAGEKMPQKSTYFYPKLLSGLVINPIVEGESVADFPAC from the coding sequence ATGGCCAAGATCGTTCCGTTTCGCGGGCTGCGCTACAATCTGAAGAAAGTGACCGACCTCAACCTGGTCATGGCCCCGCCCTACGACGTCATTTCTCCGGAACAGCAGGAAGCGCTCTACGGCCGCGACCCCCATAACGTGGTGCGCCTCATTCTCGGGCGCATCAACGCGAACGATACCGACAGCGACAACCGCTACACCCGCGCGGCCCGCGATTTTCGTCAGTGGCTCGATGAGCAGATCCTGGTGCGCGACGAACAACCCTCCATCTACCTCTACGATCAGGAATATCCCCTGGAGGACGGCGAGATGGTGATTCGTCAGGGTTTCATCGCCCTGACCCGCATCGAGGATTTCTCCACGGGGGTGGTCAAGCCCCACGAAAAAACCCTGGCAGGCCCCAAGACCGACCGCCTGAACCTGACCCGCGCCTGCGCCGCCAATTTCAGCCCGATTTTTTCCATCTACAGCGACAGTTGCTGCGTGCTCGAATCCCTCAACCGCAAGGAGCGCGAACGCGTGCCGGATATCGACGTGGTCGACGCCGACGGCGTCAAGCATCGCCTCTGGCAGGTGAGTGATCCGAGTCTCATCGCCAAGACCCAATGCCTCATCGACAACAAGCCGCTGTTCATCGCCGACGGTCATCACCGCTACGAGACGGCCATCAACTATCGCAACGAGATGCGTGAGAAGCATCCCGGCTATACGGGCAAGGAACTGTTCAACTACGTGCTCATGTATTTTTCCAACATGGACGACAAGGGGATGCTGATTTTTCCCACCCATCGCCTGCTCCATGGCCTGGACAATCTCAATATTCCCCAACTGCTGGATGCCCTCGGGGAGTTTTTCGAGGTGGAAAGCGTCGATATCGACGGCAGGAGCCCCGCCGCCCGGCGGGCGGTGCGGGAAAAACTCCGGGAAAAGGGCCGCCAGGCGCACGCCTTGGCCCTGTTCGGCGGCGGGGGGCTGATTCATTATCTCACCCTCAAGAACGATGAGGTGATGGATCGCTTCTTCGACGAGAAAAGCCCCAAGGCTTTGCGGACCCTCGACGTGTCGATCCTGCACCGCCTGATTCTGGAAAATCTGCTCAAGATCAGCCCCGAAGCCCAGGAAAAGCAGACCCATCTCAAGTACGTCAAGAATTTCGACGAGCCTTTCGACGCAGTGCTCTCGGGCGAATTCCAGGCGGCCTTTCTGATGAATCCGCCGCGCATGTCGGAGGTGCGCGACGTGGCCAACGCCGGGGAGAAGATGCCGCAGAAATCCACTTATTTTTATCCCAAGCTGCTCAGCGGGCTGGTCATCAACCCCATCGTGGAGGGCGAGTCGGTCGCTGATTTTCCGGCGTGCTGA
- a CDS encoding HepT-like ribonuclease domain-containing protein, whose protein sequence is MSKDDLIRIRHMVDAAREAISFAAGRRREDLDRDRMLVLSLVKSVEIMGEAAAKVSDSFRQQQPTLPWREMVAMRNRLIHGYFDINLDIVWQTVTAELPPLVEKMEAILSGQAP, encoded by the coding sequence ATGAGCAAAGATGATCTCATTCGTATTCGGCATATGGTCGATGCCGCCCGCGAGGCGATCAGCTTTGCAGCTGGCCGGCGCAGGGAAGATCTGGACCGCGATCGCATGCTGGTCCTTTCCTTGGTCAAATCTGTTGAAATCATGGGGGAAGCGGCTGCCAAGGTTTCGGATTCCTTTCGTCAGCAGCAACCCACCTTGCCGTGGCGGGAAATGGTGGCGATGCGGAACCGTTTGATTCATGGCTATTTTGACATCAATCTGGACATCGTTTGGCAGACCGTGACAGCGGAATTGCCACCGCTTGTCGAAAAAATGGAAGCAATTCTCTCAGGGCAAGCTCCGTAA
- a CDS encoding nucleotidyltransferase family protein yields the protein MARNIDIAKDRIADFCRRNHIRELSFFGSVLRDDFRSESDIDVLVEFEQGHTPGFIRLAELELELSDLLGGRTVDLRTPDDLSRYFRSEVMATAEIQYEQR from the coding sequence ATGGCCAGAAACATCGACATTGCCAAAGACCGGATTGCCGATTTTTGCCGACGCAACCACATTAGGGAACTCTCTTTTTTTGGTTCCGTTCTCCGGGATGATTTTCGGTCGGAGAGTGATATTGATGTGCTGGTTGAGTTTGAGCAAGGGCATACGCCAGGCTTTATCCGGCTTGCCGAATTGGAATTGGAACTCTCTGACCTCTTGGGCGGACGAACTGTGGATTTGCGTACGCCCGATGATTTAAGTCGTTACTTTCGTTCCGAGGTAATGGCGACGGCCGAGATCCAATATGAGCAAAGATGA